In Penaeus monodon isolate SGIC_2016 chromosome 41, NSTDA_Pmon_1, whole genome shotgun sequence, a single genomic region encodes these proteins:
- the LOC119598308 gene encoding serine/arginine repetitive matrix protein 5-like isoform X2, producing MGHILMVVSATMLSLTPMTTPTITPTTIPSTHTPASTTISTPRLTSSPFFSSSFTTTPISPTSTASTSMPAKTPASRRPPTTPSRRRRTPPGRPTPAGTARRPPSTPATAAGTGTSTPALLPAPTGMPTFTDLADTRTPALRPRNPTAPTTGAPSRPRTPAPTRRTHPNTTSTVRHTPTRAWPAPTAPPRTPSRPAADARLKTARPDPQRPPPTARTATGKKANAARKTPTDAPYLPGKPPKAHRARTPTHTPMPDPRFRRHHRHRLARMPPISAALSPSAPAARKRRPPTPRPPIEPTRRRKDTAARMGPRRRHHTDNNHKEITASSPSLTSSSSSASSPTLIDPISLSSSSLSSQKAWLPHEVNWKSEKTEDAVGPTKLSWLEGKENSTIHGNFTHKSKSYRYGSRNNSSNKAKTSEFTLKSIEYKLNIRENKTLLDNNPMKRRFIDAKTIARTFESFDERDINNNFEKRNIEKRNAQEKQDIVKDEEENLENLTEKNILDGSKQNQASDEDTQNPSNATTALNDTRISGEEERADNENGGEKRIAEKKHKKRRRRRRGRGRGRRRGPRRRNDLSLWIDRRQVKMFSGYVMEIFAIHDGHVLPYILDPNFEKHLPVIPSEVESVNFTWQAGRKRYDYTFDRLYSQDEDILHAPVVSMATHGRIPKKPKVFTINIQCTGNASGVATFGIGLLIQSMKGKPLPGTPLRLQLRKECTQHGPDPECDQKCENGGVCDVDQRCLCPEGYMGQYCNTALCYPQCMNGGTCTTPGRCSCPPGFQGRHCEGGICRDKCENGGKCVQKDTCECPRGYYGNRCEFSKCVIPCINGGRCRDVNKCRCPHGFAGDHCEIVMGQLGTDALNNSRCSRRCKYGTCNGSMCECELGYSGRWCRRRSGKTVRRRIWL from the exons ATGGGACACATTCTCATGGTCGTTTCTGCCACCATGCTCTCCCTCACGCCCATGACCACGCCCACGATCACGCCCACGACCATACCCAGCACCCACACGCCCGCATCCACAACCATCTCCACTCCCAGGCTCACAAGCTCGCCCTTTTTCTCAAGCAGCTTCACCACTACGCCCATCTCGCCCACAAGCACAGCAAGCACAAGCATGCCCGCGAAGACGCCCGCGAGTCGAAGGCCGCCCACGACGCCCAGCAGACGGCGAAGGACGCCCCCGGGTCGGCCGACGCCCGCGGGGACAGCCCGGAGGCCTCCAAGCACGCCCGCCACTGCGGCAGGCACAGGCACAAGCACGCCCGCGCTGCTGCCTGCGCCGACGGGAATGCCCACGTTCACAGACCTTGCAGACACTCGCACGCCCGCCCTCAGACCGAGAAACCCTACTGCGCCCACCACCGGTGCTCCGTCGCGCCCACGCACGCCCGCGCCGACAAGGAGAACTCACCCGAACACCACAAGCACTGTCAGACACACGCCCACACGTGCATGGCCCGCGCCCACTGCGCCCCCCCGCACGCCCTCCCGACCTGCTGCAGATGCACGGCTAAAGACCGCCCGCCCAGACCCTCAGcgcccgccgcccaccgcccgcaCAGCGACCGGAAAGAAGGCCAACGCAGCTCGGAAAACGCCCACAGATGCCCCTTATCTTCCCGGAAAGCCACCCAAAGCACAccgcgcccgcacgcccacacacacgcccatgccAGATCCACGctttcgtcgtcatcatcgtcatcgtcttgcTCGCATGCCGCCCATTTCTGCCGCTTTGTCTCCGTCTGCGCCCGCCGCCCGCAAGCGACGACCGCCCACGCCCAGGCCACCCATAGAGCCCACGCGAAGGAGGAAGGACACAGCTGCAAGAATGG GGCCCCGTCGCAGGCATCACACAGATAATAATCACAAGGAAATTACAGCCTCGTCGCCGTCActaacatcatcctcatcatccgcCTCATCACCGACCTTGATTGAcccgatatcattatcatcatcatccctttcaTCACAAAAGGCGTGGTTGCCTCACGAAGTAAACTGGAAATCGGAG AAAACGGAGGACGCTGTAGGGCCAACTAAACTAAGTTGGCTTGAAGGAAAAGAGAACTCTACCATTCATGGCAATTTTACGCATAAAAGTAAAAGTTATAGATATGGTAGCagaaataatagcagcaataaggCCAAAACTAGTGAATTTACGCTTAAGAGCATTGAATATAAGCTTAATATTAGGGAAAATAAGACATTACTTGACAATAATCCAATGAAAAGGCGTTTCATCGACGCTAAAACTATTGCAAGAACTTTTGAAAGCTTCGATGAgcgtgatattaacaataacttcGAGAAAAGAAACATTGAAAAACGAAACGCGCAGGAAAAACAAGACATtgtaaaagacgaagaagaaaatttggaaaatctCACGGAGAAAAATATCTTGGATGGAAGCAAGCAGAATCAGGCGAGTGACGAAGATACACAAAATCCAAGCAACGCCACGACCGCCTTGAACGACACGAGAATAAGTGGCGAGGAAGAACGCGCCGATAAtgagaatggaggagaaaagagaatcgCCGAGAAGAAGcacaagaaaaggaggaggagacgaagagggagaggaaggggcaggaggagaggaCCCAGGAGGAGGAACGACCTGTCCCTCTGGATTGACAGGCGACAAGTGAAGATGTTCAGCG GTTACGTCATGGAGATCTTCGCTATCCACGATGGTCATGTTTTGCCGTACATCCTGGACCCGAATTTCGAAAAGCATCTGCCTGTTATTCCGTCGGAG GTCGAGAGCGTCAACTTCACGTGGCAGGCTGGACGAAAACGCTACGATTATACCTTTGACCGCCTCTACTCGCAGGATGAGGATATCCTACACGCCCCTGTGGTTTCTATGGCCACTCACGGAAGGATTCCCAAGAAGCCAAAGG TGTTCACGATCAACATCCAGTGCACAGGGAATGCATCCGGAGTGGCCACCTTTGGAATCGGGCTGCTGATCCAGTCAATGAAGGGGAAACCTCTCCCTGGGACGCCACTGAGACTCCAACTCAGGAAGGAGTGTACCCAGCATG GACCCGACCCAGAATGTGACCAGAAATGCGAGAACGGCGGGGTATGCGACGTGGACCAGCGCTGCCTCTGCCCAGAAGGGTACATGGGCCAGTACTGCAACACGGCCCTCTGTTACCCCCAGTGTATGAACGGGGGGACCTGCACTACACCGGGGCGTTGTTCCTGCCCCCCTGGCTTCCAAGGGCGTCACTGTGAAGGAG GAATCTGTCGTGACAAGTGCGAGAACGGGGGCAAGTGCGTGCAGAAGGATACTTGCGAATGCCCTCGAGGTTATTATGGAAACAGATGTGAATTTA GCAAATGTGTCATCCCTTGCATCAACGGAGGAAGATGCCGTGACGTGAACAAGTGCCGTTGCCCCCATGGCTTCGCTGGCGACCACTGCGAGATCGTGATGGGACAACTGGGCACCGACGCCCTGAACAACAGCCGCTGTTCCAGGAGGTGCAAATATGGGACCTGCAATGGGTCCATGTGTGAGTGCGAGCTCGGTTACTCTGGCCGCTGGTGCAGAAGGC gatcgGGCAAGACTGTGAGACGAAGAATTTGGCTGTGA
- the LOC119598308 gene encoding serine/arginine repetitive matrix protein 5-like isoform X1, translating into MGHILMVVSATMLSLTPMTTPTITPTTIPSTHTPASTTISTPRLTSSPFFSSSFTTTPISPTSTASTSMPAKTPASRRPPTTPSRRRRTPPGRPTPAGTARRPPSTPATAAGTGTSTPALLPAPTGMPTFTDLADTRTPALRPRNPTAPTTGAPSRPRTPAPTRRTHPNTTSTVRHTPTRAWPAPTAPPRTPSRPAADARLKTARPDPQRPPPTARTATGKKANAARKTPTDAPYLPGKPPKAHRARTPTHTPMPDPRFRRHHRHRLARMPPISAALSPSAPAARKRRPPTPRPPIEPTRRRKDTAARMGPRRRHHTDNNHKEITASSPSLTSSSSSASSPTLIDPISLSSSSLSSQKAWLPHEVNWKSEKTEDAVGPTKLSWLEGKENSTIHGNFTHKSKSYRYGSRNNSSNKAKTSEFTLKSIEYKLNIRENKTLLDNNPMKRRFIDAKTIARTFESFDERDINNNFEKRNIEKRNAQEKQDIVKDEEENLENLTEKNILDGSKQNQASDEDTQNPSNATTALNDTRISGEEERADNENGGEKRIAEKKHKKRRRRRRGRGRGRRRGPRRRNDLSLWIDRRQVKMFSGKEKGYVMEIFAIHDGHVLPYILDPNFEKHLPVIPSEVESVNFTWQAGRKRYDYTFDRLYSQDEDILHAPVVSMATHGRIPKKPKVFTINIQCTGNASGVATFGIGLLIQSMKGKPLPGTPLRLQLRKECTQHGPDPECDQKCENGGVCDVDQRCLCPEGYMGQYCNTALCYPQCMNGGTCTTPGRCSCPPGFQGRHCEGGICRDKCENGGKCVQKDTCECPRGYYGNRCEFSKCVIPCINGGRCRDVNKCRCPHGFAGDHCEIVMGQLGTDALNNSRCSRRCKYGTCNGSMCECELGYSGRWCRRRSGKTVRRRIWL; encoded by the exons ATGGGACACATTCTCATGGTCGTTTCTGCCACCATGCTCTCCCTCACGCCCATGACCACGCCCACGATCACGCCCACGACCATACCCAGCACCCACACGCCCGCATCCACAACCATCTCCACTCCCAGGCTCACAAGCTCGCCCTTTTTCTCAAGCAGCTTCACCACTACGCCCATCTCGCCCACAAGCACAGCAAGCACAAGCATGCCCGCGAAGACGCCCGCGAGTCGAAGGCCGCCCACGACGCCCAGCAGACGGCGAAGGACGCCCCCGGGTCGGCCGACGCCCGCGGGGACAGCCCGGAGGCCTCCAAGCACGCCCGCCACTGCGGCAGGCACAGGCACAAGCACGCCCGCGCTGCTGCCTGCGCCGACGGGAATGCCCACGTTCACAGACCTTGCAGACACTCGCACGCCCGCCCTCAGACCGAGAAACCCTACTGCGCCCACCACCGGTGCTCCGTCGCGCCCACGCACGCCCGCGCCGACAAGGAGAACTCACCCGAACACCACAAGCACTGTCAGACACACGCCCACACGTGCATGGCCCGCGCCCACTGCGCCCCCCCGCACGCCCTCCCGACCTGCTGCAGATGCACGGCTAAAGACCGCCCGCCCAGACCCTCAGcgcccgccgcccaccgcccgcaCAGCGACCGGAAAGAAGGCCAACGCAGCTCGGAAAACGCCCACAGATGCCCCTTATCTTCCCGGAAAGCCACCCAAAGCACAccgcgcccgcacgcccacacacacgcccatgccAGATCCACGctttcgtcgtcatcatcgtcatcgtcttgcTCGCATGCCGCCCATTTCTGCCGCTTTGTCTCCGTCTGCGCCCGCCGCCCGCAAGCGACGACCGCCCACGCCCAGGCCACCCATAGAGCCCACGCGAAGGAGGAAGGACACAGCTGCAAGAATGG GGCCCCGTCGCAGGCATCACACAGATAATAATCACAAGGAAATTACAGCCTCGTCGCCGTCActaacatcatcctcatcatccgcCTCATCACCGACCTTGATTGAcccgatatcattatcatcatcatccctttcaTCACAAAAGGCGTGGTTGCCTCACGAAGTAAACTGGAAATCGGAG AAAACGGAGGACGCTGTAGGGCCAACTAAACTAAGTTGGCTTGAAGGAAAAGAGAACTCTACCATTCATGGCAATTTTACGCATAAAAGTAAAAGTTATAGATATGGTAGCagaaataatagcagcaataaggCCAAAACTAGTGAATTTACGCTTAAGAGCATTGAATATAAGCTTAATATTAGGGAAAATAAGACATTACTTGACAATAATCCAATGAAAAGGCGTTTCATCGACGCTAAAACTATTGCAAGAACTTTTGAAAGCTTCGATGAgcgtgatattaacaataacttcGAGAAAAGAAACATTGAAAAACGAAACGCGCAGGAAAAACAAGACATtgtaaaagacgaagaagaaaatttggaaaatctCACGGAGAAAAATATCTTGGATGGAAGCAAGCAGAATCAGGCGAGTGACGAAGATACACAAAATCCAAGCAACGCCACGACCGCCTTGAACGACACGAGAATAAGTGGCGAGGAAGAACGCGCCGATAAtgagaatggaggagaaaagagaatcgCCGAGAAGAAGcacaagaaaaggaggaggagacgaagagggagaggaaggggcaggaggagaggaCCCAGGAGGAGGAACGACCTGTCCCTCTGGATTGACAGGCGACAAGTGAAGATGTTCAGCGGTAaggagaaag GTTACGTCATGGAGATCTTCGCTATCCACGATGGTCATGTTTTGCCGTACATCCTGGACCCGAATTTCGAAAAGCATCTGCCTGTTATTCCGTCGGAG GTCGAGAGCGTCAACTTCACGTGGCAGGCTGGACGAAAACGCTACGATTATACCTTTGACCGCCTCTACTCGCAGGATGAGGATATCCTACACGCCCCTGTGGTTTCTATGGCCACTCACGGAAGGATTCCCAAGAAGCCAAAGG TGTTCACGATCAACATCCAGTGCACAGGGAATGCATCCGGAGTGGCCACCTTTGGAATCGGGCTGCTGATCCAGTCAATGAAGGGGAAACCTCTCCCTGGGACGCCACTGAGACTCCAACTCAGGAAGGAGTGTACCCAGCATG GACCCGACCCAGAATGTGACCAGAAATGCGAGAACGGCGGGGTATGCGACGTGGACCAGCGCTGCCTCTGCCCAGAAGGGTACATGGGCCAGTACTGCAACACGGCCCTCTGTTACCCCCAGTGTATGAACGGGGGGACCTGCACTACACCGGGGCGTTGTTCCTGCCCCCCTGGCTTCCAAGGGCGTCACTGTGAAGGAG GAATCTGTCGTGACAAGTGCGAGAACGGGGGCAAGTGCGTGCAGAAGGATACTTGCGAATGCCCTCGAGGTTATTATGGAAACAGATGTGAATTTA GCAAATGTGTCATCCCTTGCATCAACGGAGGAAGATGCCGTGACGTGAACAAGTGCCGTTGCCCCCATGGCTTCGCTGGCGACCACTGCGAGATCGTGATGGGACAACTGGGCACCGACGCCCTGAACAACAGCCGCTGTTCCAGGAGGTGCAAATATGGGACCTGCAATGGGTCCATGTGTGAGTGCGAGCTCGGTTACTCTGGCCGCTGGTGCAGAAGGC gatcgGGCAAGACTGTGAGACGAAGAATTTGGCTGTGA